The DNA sequence TATCAACACACCCTCACTTCCCAGGGTGACCGCAACAAGTCTGACGCCTGTTCCAAGGAGATACTCCGCAGCCTCCTTCGGATCTTCAAATGGTGTGAGGAGTGCCGTCTCCTCATCCGAAAGCTTCATTATATCTACAAACGGGAGAATACTCTTCATTCTCTCCATCGCATTTTCTCTGTTGTCCCACAGCGGCTCTCTGTAATTTGGATCATAGGATATCACCGCTCCGTATTTTCTCGCCTCTTTCACCGCCTGGAATGTGGTGGTTCTGGCCGGTTCATCCGTGAGAGACAGCGAACCTATATGGAACACCTTTGTGTCTCTTAGCAGCTCGGCATCCACTTCCTTGTAACAGAGCATTGTGTCCGCTCCCGGCTTTCTGGCAAATGAGAATTCACGCTCTCCGTTCTCATCCAGAGTGACAAATGCCAAAGTGGTAAATACCGTGTCATCGACAACTATACCTCTGGTATCTATCCCTGCCTGCTTTGCCGTCTCAATAAGGAAATTGCCATGCATGTCATCCCCGACCTTTCCTATAAACGCGGTCTTAAGTCCGGCCTTGCTGACTGCCGTGAGCATATTTACCGGAGCGCCTCCGGGATTCTGCTCGAAGAGCTTCATCCCGGAATCAGTGCTTCCGGCAGGGGTAAAGTCTATCAGGAATTCACCAAGAGCCACAACATCATATTTCTTTTCCATGTTGGATCCTCCTTGTGAATTTTACTTTCCTGTGATCTCTATGTCATAGAATTCTACTCTTGCATCCTGTGCCAGAAGTCCTGTCTCAAACTCAGGCTTTGCATATATCCTGTATGTAAATGCCACCTGTTCTCCGACAAATACCTCCACCATATCATGGTCAACGATGATCTTCACATCTATCTCGCTGCCCTCTGTTATGTCAAATGTCTTCTCGCACACTCTGACTCCATCAGGGCCCGGCTCCGTTGCAGGAGGCACAGCCTGACAGGACTGAACCCAGAACGGGTCAACTCCCATAGGAAGATTTACCAATGACACTCTCTGCATGGCCACATCGAACTCAAGGAGAAGGCATCCGCTTGCTTCCTTGTCTGACTTGAGCAGTATACCGAAATGGTCATACACCTCTCTAGGCATGATCTTGCACTTCAGCATGTAGCTCTCCTCATTGTGTCCAAGGAATCCGTATGTACATGTGCTTACTGAATCCATCTCAACCAGTCTGTCTCCGTGAAGCTCTGCATTTCCAAGTACAGGGATGTAATCCCATGCCACAGGCTTCTCAAATACATGCTCATATTCCTTTGGAAGCTTTACGTCAAGTCCTCCATCCGCTGTGGCAACTACCTCGTGCGGCACGCAGAAGGTTCCGCCCCAGTACCATTCACCTCTGTCGCTTCTGTCTGCTCTGTCGTGAGCCCAACCGAAGTAGAAGCGTCTGCCGTCATCATCCTGCATGGACTTGGCTGCGTAGAATCTTCTTCCGCCTATGCCATCCTTCTTTGGCTTTCTCCATGGGCCAAATGGTGACTTTGCAACTCTGTATATTGTATTTACATATTCTGAGAATCTTGAGTATGAGAGATACCAATTGTCTCC is a window from the Lachnospiraceae bacterium GAM79 genome containing:
- a CDS encoding family 43 glycosylhydrolase; its protein translation is MEIFRKMSFADSTGDAIPFYHEGKYHIFSLTSPPGTTVYPARLRTTWSHSVSDDLVHWEELPTALYPGEGDEPDASGVWTGSVIYGEGKYHAFYTGYCLTAEYQQTICHATSDDGITWVKDAANPVITPMIELYEKLDWRDPYVFYNEEDKCYWILISARRLDMPITRRGCIVLYRSKDLVNWEYYGPIYSPGHTNCPECPEMYKMGDNWYLSYSRFSEYVNTIYRVAKSPFGPWRKPKKDGIGGRRFYAAKSMQDDDGRRFYFGWAHDRADRSDRGEWYWGGTFCVPHEVVATADGGLDVKLPKEYEHVFEKPVAWDYIPVLGNAELHGDRLVEMDSVSTCTYGFLGHNEESYMLKCKIMPREVYDHFGILLKSDKEASGCLLLEFDVAMQRVSLVNLPMGVDPFWVQSCQAVPPATEPGPDGVRVCEKTFDITEGSEIDVKIIVDHDMVEVFVGEQVAFTYRIYAKPEFETGLLAQDARVEFYDIEITGK
- a CDS encoding carbohydrate kinase → MEKKYDVVALGEFLIDFTPAGSTDSGMKLFEQNPGGAPVNMLTAVSKAGLKTAFIGKVGDDMHGNFLIETAKQAGIDTRGIVVDDTVFTTLAFVTLDENGEREFSFARKPGADTMLCYKEVDAELLRDTKVFHIGSLSLTDEPARTTTFQAVKEARKYGAVISYDPNYREPLWDNRENAMERMKSILPFVDIMKLSDEETALLTPFEDPKEAAEYLLGTGVRLVAVTLGSEGVLICSRDGSRKVPGFVSHVVDTTGAGDSFWGAFVSQLIRADKSLEEFSIDELEEFARYGNAVASLCVEKRGGLRSIPEESETFERLAVK